The Ahaetulla prasina isolate Xishuangbanna chromosome 3, ASM2864084v1, whole genome shotgun sequence genome window below encodes:
- the SPATA25 gene encoding spermatogenesis-associated protein 25, producing MAFCGGLEKASSASFAPSHQGEPTASGSSSSSSSESREAPRSRLSPFAQVPREASPQAGTPCPPGLLRRKLQAKQTSPLQGGATRLPSVPSLAQSCLASGALQQGSTDPWEPPRGSCCRLPLQNVAQEFPLEHPADRWLYLPSGPPQQQSPSSGGDFTLAQWGFLPSGGVFVMSTKLNRDRDAQPRLPWPPNICILTLAMMIAGIPTIPVPGVREEDMIHAAQCFMAENLDPGEGPEEGAPRRQWAAFQRLGSSCKRDRQRRRATHRSLLPLFLAQLEK from the coding sequence GAGAACCGACCGccagtggcagcagcagcagcagcagcagcgagtCCAGAGAGGCCCCACGGAGTCGGCTGAGCCCCTTTGCCCAGGTGCCACGGGAGGCCTCTCCTCAGGCTGGCACCCCCTGCCCCCCGGGGCTCCTGCGAAGGAAACTGCAGGCCAAGCAGACGAGTCCTCTGCAGGGCGGTGCCACGCGGCTTCCCTCAGTGCCCAGCCTCGCCCAGTCGTGCCTGGCCTCAGGGGCCCTCCAGCAGGGGAGCACTGACCCTTGGGAGCCCCCTCGGGGTTCCTGCTGCAGGCTCCCCCTCCAGAACGTGGCCCAGGAGTTCCCGCTGGAGCACCCGGCCGACCGGTGGCTCTACCTCCCCTCGGGGCCCCCGCAGCAGCAGTCCCCGAGCTCTGGTGGGGACTTTACCCTGGCCCAGTGGGGCTTCTTGCCCAGCGGGGGGGTCTTCGTGATGTCGACCAAGCTGAACAGAGACAGGGATGCCCAGCCCAGACTGCCCTGGCCCCCCAACATCTGCATCCTGACCCTGGCCATGATGATCGCGGGCATCCCCACCATCCCCGTGCCCGGCGTGCGTGAGGAAGACATGATCCATGCCGCCCAGTGTTTCATGGCAGAGAACCTGGACCCCGGCGAGGGTCCAGAGGAAGGGGCCCCGAGGAGGCAGTGGGCGGCCTTCCAGCGCCTCGGGTCCTCCTGCAAGAGGGACCGGCAGCGCAGGCGAGCGACCCACCGGAGCCTCCTGCCTCTGTTCCTGGCCCAGCTGGAGAAGTAA